In Pan troglodytes isolate AG18354 chromosome 21, NHGRI_mPanTro3-v2.0_pri, whole genome shotgun sequence, one genomic interval encodes:
- the LOC134809141 gene encoding uncharacterized protein LOC134809141, producing the protein MQIRYLVGYEELGLQIKVKMTLDHKSPNLPSKPETLQTFLKEGGAETCGKRSLEFDGSPRERPGNRSLAAPSAHVQTSSLFLTPVSDQRGASASTRNSATRCCTNDALRSQGHPAPVRRGRQKQESRLGGSHPLIKRTQLHQGRPGKQASL; encoded by the exons ATGCAAATCCGCTACCTGGTGGGTTATGAGGAACTAGGGCTCCAAATAAAAGTAAAGATGACTTTGGACCACAAATCCCCCAACTTGCCAAGTAAGCCAGAAACTCTTCAGACGTTCCTTAAGGAAGGGGGCGCGGAGACTTGTGGGAAACGGAGTCTGGAATTTGATGGATCGCCCCGGGAGCGCCCCGGGAACCGGTCTTTGGCAGCCCCGTCTGCGCATGTGCAGACTTCCTCCTTGTTCCTTACTCCTGTCTCTGATCAGCGTGGAGCCTCCGCGTCTACGCGTAACTCAGCGACCAGGTGCTGCACTAACGATGCGCTCCGCAG ccaGGGTCACCCTGCTCCTGTGAGGAGGGGACGCCAGAAGCAGGAATCTCGCCTGGGAGGTTCCCACCCTCTGATAAAACGCACACAGCTGCACCAAGGACGTCCGGGAAAACAGGCAAGTCTGTAA